CGGATTGAGCGTCAAGAACGGTTACGGCACCGTCAAGAACACGTAAGGAACGTTCAACTTCAACTGTGAAGTCCACGTGCCCTGGGGTGTCGATAATGTTTACTCGATAACCCTTCCATTGTGCAGTTGTTGCTGCAGAAGTAATCGTAATCCCACGTTCTTGTTCTTGTTCCATCCAGTCCATTTGGGAAGCCCCTTCGTGGGTTTCACCAATTTTGTGGATTTTACCGGTATAGTACAAGATACGTTCAGTCGTGGTTGTCTTACCGGCATCGATGTGGGCCATAATTCCGATGTTTCTTGTTTTTTCAAGAGGGAATTCTCTTTTAGCCATCTTTGAATAACTCTCCTTTACTTTAAAATAGAATAAAAACTTGTCCTCACTTATAATACCTGCCGTACTAGGAAATTTCCACTAATAAAGCAGGAAAAATTATTACCAGCGGAAGTGAGCGAAAGCTTTGTTGGCTTCAGCCATACGGTGGGTTTCTTCACGTTTTCTAACGGCAGCACCGGTGTTGTTAGCAGCGTCCATGATTTCACGCGCTAAACGAACGTTCATGGTTCCTTCACCACGGTTACGAGCTGCTTGAACGAGCCAACGAAGAGCTAAAGTTTGACGGCGTTCTGGGCGAACTTCCATAGGCACTTGGTAGTTAGCACCCCCAACACGACGCGCTTTAACTTCTAAAACTGGAGAAATGTTTTCAAGCGCTTCTTGGTAAACTTCCATAGCGTCATTTCCAGTTTCTTCTTTAATAATATCAAAAGCATTGTATAAGATGGTTGCTGCTTTACCACGTTTACCGTCAACCATGATTTGGCTGATTAGGCGAGTAACCATTTTTGAATTGTAAATTGGGTCTGGCAATACATCACGTTTTGCAACATGTCCTTTACGAGGCATCCAATGCCCTCCTTTCTGATTTAATCTTAGTCTCTAGGTTTTTTGGTTCCGTATTTAGAACGACTTTGACGGCGGTTTTCAACACCAGCGGTATCTAAAGCGCCACGAACGATGTGGTAACGAACCCCTGGTAAGTCCTTAACACGACCACCACGAATAAGTACGACACTGTGTTCTTGAAGGTTGTGCCCAATTCCTGGAATATAAGCAGTAACTTCAACCATGTTGGATAAACGTACACGAGCGTATTTACGTAAGGCTGAGTTAGGTTTCTTAGGTGTCATTGTCCCTACACGAGTACATACTCCACGCTTCTGAGGAGAGTTGGTACGGGTAGGTTGTTTTTTCATTGAGTTATAACCTCTATTCAAAGCAGGTGAATTTGATTTTGCCTTGCTAGATTTACGAGGTTTACGTAATAATTGGTTAATAGTAGGCATTTACTATTATTCCTCCTTCCAATTCTTCTGTTTTCATTTTAAAGCCACACATCCTGGTGTGTCATCTACTACAAAAAAGAAATAATCGACACCTAGTGAATCGATTATTGGTGATTTATGTTGTGCCATGATGTATCAGTCAGCACGACTGTATTTTGTTTACAGGAATCTGTATACAAAAAGCACCTTAAATACTCTACCACCCTTTGGCTTTAATGTCAACAAATTAATTCGAAAATTCTATTTTTAGATCAATAGGGATAGAAATAAGGGAAAATACACCCCCAAAAGCAAAAAAAGCCGGTAATCCGGCTTTTCTTCCATTCTTGATTTAAGCAACTAATCGACGACTTCCATCTTCTCCACCTGGCCGTCCTCTCTGACTTGGAGTTTAACCGCCGTATCAGGCACCAGGAAGGGTAGCTCTTCATTAAGCTGAATGGGGACTTGGTAGATACTGCCATCGACTTTCAGGTAATAGACCGAATTGCCCTCTTTGACAACGGCAGCGATTTGGTCCAAGTGACCTTCAATGGTTTTAAGGTCTTCCATTTGACTGACCTCTTCAAAATAGGCGCCACTAGCCTTGGCATACTCTTCAATCAAAGCAGGCACTGACTGAGCGATGATCACATTTTGATAGTTATTGACATCAATTAAAGCATACTGCTTAATCAACCCAGCCTGATCTTTTAAGGACAAGATATACATAGGGTTACCCTTTAAATTGATTAAAAGTGGGAAAGTCGCTTGATAGCCTTTTTCTTGGACAGAGCCTTCCGAAGACTTCATGGCTGAAATTTCTTCTGCTGCGGTCAAGGGGTAGAAACTGGTCTCCTTGGTCCGCATATTGACCAAGACAAAACCGATATTTGAGGCATCTTGGGCTACCGAAGTCACTCCAGTATAAAGGAAGATGTCATCGTTCATGGGCAGGTAATTATAGCCTGCTGTGGGCTTGGTCACCCCCGTCTTGGCAAATAAGGCATTCCAGAAGCCGCCCCGGTATTTCCCGTTCATCTGCAGTTGGTGGAGGATAATGTCGGAAGAATAGACCCGGTCAATCCAGCCAGGCACTTGGTCCAATTGATAGTGCTGGGTCTCCCCACTTACCGCATCCAATAAGACCACGCCTGTAGGTTCAGGCTCCTTGACTATAAAATGCTTACCATAAGTGGTCGCCACATAGTAGGGGTGGCCCTGGTCATCGACCTCAAAGGATGGCTGGTTAAAAATGGCAAAGGGATAGCGTAGGCGCAAGACCCGTTTGGCATTGCGGAAGAAGAGATCATCATTGGTGTATTTCATGGTGTTTTCTAACTCCACTAGTTTAGTGTCTCCTGAGACCATATCGACTTGGATATAGTTAGGAATCCCCTGCCTAAAATTATTCAACCACTTGAAAAAACCAGCATATTCCAAGGGGGATACCCGGTAGGGATGGCCTTGAATATTAATCTGTGTATAGTCAGGGGCCGCTTCAAACTGAGAAACCAATTCAGAAAGTTCACCCAGGCGCCGGTTCCCTAATAAGGCCGCTGTATCGCGGTCAATCAAGGGGATCTGACTCACATCGGTTTCTGGAAAGTCTTCCTTAAAATCTTTCTTATCCAATTCGATCATGTGAGCATAGCGGTTAGCCATGAACAAGGGACTGTAAATGGCCTGGATAGCCAAATAAGCAAGGACTACAAGCCCTACTCCAGCAAAAAGAATCCGATATTTACGCTTAGGCCGGTCTTTTTGACTAAAGGCGGACCGCAAACGCTGGCCAAGATTAGCTTGCCGAGCCTTCTGGCGTTGAGTTCGTTTTAGCTCACTATCATAGATCGCTTCTGCAATAAAGAAGAGTAAGGCCCCGAGGCCAAGAAAGGCCCAAAAAGCCATGGAGGCATAATTTAAAGGCGGTAGGTAAAAATAATAGTAGCCTAATAAGATTAATAAGGCCCCAGCATGTAAGCCCAAACGCAATCTTTTCAGCTGACTTTTCTTCTTTTGGCCTTCCTTTTCTGAATGGGTGACGTCTTTCATAAGCTTTCCTCCTCAAGTGACTTGTCTGTAGGCGTCAGTTCATCGTTATTTATCTATAAGTATTGTTTGACTTAATTATATCAATAAAAAGGCTGCTTCATCTTCCTTTTAGTGAAAATCAAGCAGCCTAAG
This genomic stretch from Aerococcus mictus harbors:
- the rpsG gene encoding 30S ribosomal protein S7, which gives rise to MPRKGHVAKRDVLPDPIYNSKMVTRLISQIMVDGKRGKAATILYNAFDIIKEETGNDAMEVYQEALENISPVLEVKARRVGGANYQVPMEVRPERRQTLALRWLVQAARNRGEGTMNVRLAREIMDAANNTGAAVRKREETHRMAEANKAFAHFRW
- the rpsL gene encoding 30S ribosomal protein S12, with product MPTINQLLRKPRKSSKAKSNSPALNRGYNSMKKQPTRTNSPQKRGVCTRVGTMTPKKPNSALRKYARVRLSNMVEVTAYIPGIGHNLQEHSVVLIRGGRVKDLPGVRYHIVRGALDTAGVENRRQSRSKYGTKKPRD